The following coding sequences lie in one Mycobacterium sp. Z3061 genomic window:
- the yidD gene encoding membrane protein insertion efficiency factor YidD, with amino-acid sequence MCNPASAVRSAGRVGTPVARALIYLIQLYRHMVSPLRPATCRFVPTCSQYAVEALTEYGVIRGSWLAVVRLGKCGPWHRGGWDPIPERREGPVHVDISPGAVEDRPAKQGESESVV; translated from the coding sequence GTGTGCAACCCTGCGAGCGCGGTGCGCTCCGCCGGCAGGGTCGGCACCCCGGTCGCGCGTGCGTTGATCTATCTCATCCAGCTCTACCGGCACATGGTGTCGCCGCTGCGCCCGGCGACCTGTCGGTTCGTTCCCACCTGTAGCCAGTACGCCGTGGAAGCTCTCACCGAATACGGAGTGATTCGCGGGAGCTGGCTGGCGGTTGTCAGGCTTGGTAAGTGTGGTCCCTGGCATCGGGGAGGATGGGATCCAATTCCGGAGCGCCGCGAGGGCCCGGTCCACGTGGACATCTCGCCCGGGGCGGTCGAGGACCGTCCGGCGAAGCAAGGGGAGAGTGAATCTGTTGTTTGA
- the rnpA gene encoding ribonuclease P protein component, whose protein sequence is MLSARNRMRRSTEFDATVKYGMRTVQPDVIVHVRRASQREDAEGPRVGLIIAKRVGTAVERHRVARRLRHVARPLLASLHPRDQVVIRALPSSRHVSSAWLEQQLRSGLRRAFDMAGTER, encoded by the coding sequence GTGCTTTCCGCACGGAACCGCATGAGGCGGTCGACCGAGTTTGACGCGACGGTGAAGTACGGGATGCGCACGGTGCAGCCCGATGTCATCGTGCACGTTCGTCGGGCGAGTCAGCGCGAGGACGCGGAGGGGCCCCGGGTGGGTCTGATCATCGCCAAGCGCGTCGGGACCGCGGTGGAACGACACCGGGTGGCGCGACGGCTGCGGCACGTGGCCCGGCCTTTGTTGGCGAGCTTGCATCCGCGCGACCAGGTGGTGATCCGCGCGCTGCCCAGCAGCCGGCACGTCTCTTCGGCGTGGCTGGAACAGCAGTTGCGCAGTGGTTTGCGGCGGGCTTTCGACATGGCGGGTACCGAGCGGTGA